GCCGCGACCGCCAGGGAGCGGGAGGCGCGGTCAGTTCCTAATCACCCCGTGTGCCACCCGAGCCGCACCCGCTCCCTTGCGGTCGCGGCTCGTTACCACAAGGCCGAGTGGATCTAACCATCCCTGCGGTCGGGTTGCGGATTGCAATCCGACCACGGCATTTCGCACGAATTCCTGCCACGTCCCCTAACTGTCCGTTGTCCGCAACTCCTATCTGCAAAATCACTTCCATCGCCCGCACTGATCCGGCACGGTCGGTGCGATAGCCCCTCGCACGCACCTATCGGGCCGGCGTTCGAGCTGCCATCCGGCGAGCCGCCCGTTGCGTTCTGGACCCACTCAATGAATGCCCGCGATCTGTATTTCGTGATCCCCACGTACCGGCTCCGCGACGTGGGCGAGACGGTCGAAGCCTACGACGAGCACTTCCGGCGCAACGGCCACTCACCGAAGATCATCGTGTTCGATGACTCCAGCCCGGCCGCACAAGAGAAGTATTACCCGCTCCTCGAGCGGACCCGCACTTACAACGAGGTGTTCTACGTCGGTCCGCGGGAGAAGGAGGAGTTCACCGCGTACCTGGGCAAGCGCCTGCGCGACAAGCGCCTCGACGGACTGGTGAAGAACCTGTTCCGCCCGAGCTACGGCGGGAACCGCAACTGTGCCCTCATGTACACGCTCGGCGGACTGGTGGTATCGGCCGATGACGACATGCGCCCCTACGCACTCATGGAAGACAGCCTGGAATCGCTCGACGAGGGCGAAATCAGCCGCGGGCGACTCCACCGCGTGAACCAGAACGGGTACGTCAGGAAGTCGTTCGACGTGCTCGGGTCGTTCCTCGACGTGCTGGGCAAAAAGGCCGGTGACGTGCCGGCCAACTACGAAGCCGGCGAGGTGCTGGTGGACACGGCAATGGACCTGGAAACGAACGCGACCAAGGGCGTGAGCCGGGAGAACTCGCTGTTGCTGCAAAAGGGCGCGGTCCACCCGGACGCGGTCGTGAAGATGGCCCAGACGTTCCGATCGGGAACGAACGACGTGGACGCTCTCGACTTCGCCGAACTGTTCCTGGCCAACGAGGAGCAAGTGGACCCGGACGAACTGAACGAGCTCTACGTACTGGTCAACTTCCGCCCGGCGGTCACCAAGTTGAACTGGCGAATGGATTGCGGCGTGGCCGGGTACGACAACACGTTCGGCCTCCCGCCGTTCTTCCCCACCCGGCTCCGGTTCGAGGACTACGTGTACCGGCTGTGGGTGCGGCAGGATCAGGTTGCCGCCGCACACGTGGACGCTGCCCAGAACCACACCAAATCGAACTACATGCGGAACCCGGTGGCGGCCGAGGTCTTCAACGAGGAAGTGTGCAACCTGCTCAAGCGGAAGATCAAGGACACGCTCAGCCACACGGACGAGTTGACCATCGGGTTCGATTACGCCGGGGAGGTAACGGCCGAGGACGCAGCGCGGAGCCTGGACAAAGTAGCGGCCATACACGCTCGCGCAGTAGAGGCGGCCGGGGCCGCGCGGCCCGAACGGGCGGACGCTTTGCGCCTGTTTGCGGCCAATCTGCAGAAGGCGTTCTACAGCTTCGAGCCGGACTTCTTCCAGCAGAACCTGCTGCGCATCGCGGACGACGTGGTATCGGTCATCAAGGGGTCGATCGAACTGTGGCCGACGCTCGTCGAGATTTGCTACTTCGAGAAGGACCGCCGCGGACTCCCGCAAGTGCGGGTGAACAACCAGAAGCGCACGTGACTGCGTGGGCACCCGCGCTCGACGAATCCGCGAAGCGAATTGCTCAACTGTGCTACCGAGTAGTTCGCAAACAACCCCGATAGTGGATGAGCCGCGCCCGCAAGGAAGCGGTTGCGACCAGTTCCTGGAGTTGCACCCGGCGTTCGGGGACTGAGTGGGAGGAGCCGCGCCCACAAGAAAGCGGTTGCGACCAAGCCAATGACAAGTGCATCAGCCGTACAGCGCCTCTATAACGAGCCGCGCCCGCAAGGAAGCGGGAGTCGCAACCACTTCCTTGCGGGCGCGGCTCGTTATGAGGTCACCAAACGCAAACAGGCTCACCCAACGAGTGGGTGAGCCTGCAGCATAACCGCGGTTCAGACGGTTACGAGCACTTGTTACAGTCTTTGTCCTTGGCTTCGGCGTCGGCCTTTGCCGCGTCCGCTTCGTTCTTGGCCTTCTCCTCGGCCTCTTCCGCACGGTTCTGGACCTTGTTCAGCTTCTCGTTCACCCAGTTCTTGGCCTCTTCCGCCTTTTCGCCGGCCCGGTTCGCGACCTTCTGGGCCGTTTCCGAGATCGCGTTCCCGGCTTCGACCAGTTTGCCTTTGATGGTATCAGCCATGATTGTTCTCCTTTGTTTCAGAATTCGGGGTTGTTGAGCCGGTTTTATCGGCCCGGTCGCCGTTATGCGAGAAGATAATGCAATGCGCGTGCCAGAGCCCGCGCGGTGGCTCGAATAACCGTGCCGCCGGCGCCGTTGGCGACAAAACCGTGAGAACTCAAGTCGTGCGCGGCATTTTCCGACCATGATGACGCGCTGAAACCGCACTGTGAAACCCTTTTCTACTTGACGAACGAACACCAACCGGCCAGCATTTCATAACTCCCACTTGTGCGACTTCCCCGCACAGTTAGCTGCTTGTCGTTAGACCCCCGTTCCCGACCCAAACGGTGCGCCCGTGCCCGTACTCAAGACCCCGTGCCCCAAGTGCGCCGCCAGCATGCGCTTCGCCGTAGACGGTGAGGGCGATCACGAAGTCACCTGCCTGAAGTGCGGGCACGACTTCGTCGCCACACTGGAAGCGGACGACCCGCCGGCCAAGTCCAAAAAGGCCAAGCCCGGCTCCGGCACTAAAGAGCGGCTGAGGGCCGAAAGCGCCAAGCCCGACCGGGCCACCAAGAGGGCTCGTCGCGACGACGATGACGAGGACGATGAGGACGACGACGCCCCCCGGAAGAAAAAGAAAAACGGGGGGAGCGACGGCGGGCAGCAAAAGCTCATCATCGCGGGCGCGGTCGCCGGGGTGCTGTTGCTCGGTGGCCTCGGCGCACTGATTTTCGCGCTCACGGGCTCGAACAAGGTCGCGAAGAACGACGCGCCGGCCGAAGTGAAGCCCCAGCCAACGAACGGCCCAGGGCCGGTGCCGAACCCCGGCCCGAACGCGAACCCGCCGAAGCCCGGCCCGGGGCCGAACACGAACGTGCCCCCCGGCCCGGGCGTGAACCCGCCGAAGAAGAACAACCCGCAGGAGCCCCCGCTCCCACCGCTCCCGCCGCCGCCGAAGGTCCGACCGACCGGCGGAAAGCTCACGACCACGACCGCGCTGGTAAAGGCCCCGCCGGTTCCGCCGCTGGCGCCGGACGAGGACCCGTTCGTCCGCGCCAAGACGTTCAAGCCCGACGGCCCGCTGCCGGTCCCCCCGGCGCTGCCGAAGGGCGCCCAGCGCCCGCTGCTGACGCTCGACTCGGGCGGCCACACCGGGTTCGTCGGCAAGGTGTTCTTCGACACGAAGAGCGACCAGATCATTACCGTCGGCGAGGACAAGGCCGTTCGGTTCTGGGACCCGACCACGAACGAAACGGTGAAAACGATCCGGTTCCCCGCGGGGCCGGGGCACGAGGGCTCGCTCCTCGCGGCCGCGATGTCCCGGTCCGGCAAGCGGCTCGCCGTCGCCGGGGAACCGCTTGCCAAGGTGAAACCCGGGCAGGTGCCGATCTACATCGTCGCGCCCGACACCGGCGCGCTCATCAAGCGCCTCGACGTGGGCAGCGCGGCCGTCACCGGTCTGAGCTTCTCCAACGACGGCAACTGGCTCGGCGTCGGGTGCGAGAACGGCGCGATCCAGATGGTGAACGTGTCCACTGGCGTCTCGTACCCCGCCCCCCCGATCAGCAAGGCGCAGGTGATGGAGGTGAAGTACAACCCGAACCCGAAGGCGAAACTGCTCGCCACCCTCGGGGCCGACCACTTCGTGCAGATCTGGAACTTCGCGGCGACCGCCCAGCACAAGGACTTCCCGATCCGCGGGGTCACGCCCTCGACGCTCGCCTGGAGCAGCGACGGCCAGACCCTCGCGGTCGGCACGACCACGGGCGAGATCATGCTCGGCACCGCGAACGGGCAGTTCCAAAAGAGCCTGACGCCCATCACCCACGGCGGCAAGCCGGTGCGCATTCACCAACTGCAATTCATGCCCAACGACCGCGAGATCGCCGTCGCGGGCGTGAGCCCCGGCGTCGGCGGGTGGACCGGCATCGTCTCGGCCGACAGCGGGGTGCCACGGGTCGGGGTCACGGCCCACAGCAACGTCGTGTTCGCGCTCGACGTCTCGGCCGATGGGAGCCAGGTCGTGTCCAGCGGCGGGAACCAGAACGAGACGCTGATCTGGAAATCGGACGACGCCAAGATCGAGCACCGGCTGGCCGGCACCGGGAACGGCGTGTGGGCGATCGCGTGGGCGAAGGACGGCAAGTCGATCGCGTGGGGCAACAGCAACAAGAAAGACGAAGGGGTGCTCGCATTGGAGAGCACCTTCCGGCTCGACGAGTTCGGCGTCGGCAACCCGCCCGACCCGTCCAAATACACCCAGACCGTAGAAAGCGACGACGCGGGGGTCAAACTGCGCACGGAAAAGAGCGTATTCATGGTCCAGACGGCCGGGCGCGATCCGGTCCTGGTCGCCCTCCCCGACCGCGAGCCGATCTACTCGGCCACCATCCTGCCAAAGGGGAACGCGGTGCTCGTGGGCGGGGTCCGGAACCTGTACATGGTCAACCCGGCGAACCTCGGGATCATGGGAAACTTCATCGGCCACAGCGGGAACGTGCTCTGCGTCACCCCGTCGCCGGACAGCAAATACTTCGCGACCGGGTCGTCCGACCAGACGATCCGCATCTGGCAGCGGAACCGCGAGGAGCCGATCCTGTCGATCTTCATCGCCGGGCGCGAGTGGATCGCGTGGACTCCGGAGGGGTACTACGCCTGCTCCGGCCAGGGCGAGCGCCTCATCGCCTGGCAGATCCAAGCGGCAGGGGTCAAGATCCCGCAGGTCCACCCGGCCGAGCGGTTCCGCTCGTCCATGTACCAGCCGGCGCTGCTCAAATACCTCATCCCCGCCGGCAACCTGCAAGCGGCGATGGCGATGGCCCAGAAGTTCGACAAGGCCCTCGTCCAGACGACCAACGTGGCCGACGTGCTCCCGCCGGAGGTCGCGCTCGACGGGTTCACCGAGACCGAGGTCAAGATCGACAAGGGCAGCTTCACCGTGAAGGCCCAGGCGACGAGCGCCAAACACCCGATCACCGCGATGCGGCTCCTCGTGAACGGGCGCCCCTTCAACGGGGCCGCCGGCGTGAAGCGGTTCGAGAACGCTCAGCCGAACACCCCCGCGGACGCCACCTGGGAAGTCCCGCTCGCGCCGGGGACGCACACCGTCGCCGTCATCGCGGACTCGCCCGTGAGCAAGGGCATGTCGAAGGTCGGGGTCGTGATCCGCTCGGGCGAGATTCCCAAACCGAACCTGTACGTCCTCGCGATGGGGGTGTCCGACTACCCCGGCAAGTTGAAGCTGCGGTACTGCGCCACCGACGCGGAAATGCTCGCCGCGGCGTTCAAGGAAAAATCGAAGGGCGTGTTCGCCAAGATCGAGGTGAAGCTCCTGACCGATAAGGACGCGACCAAGAAGGGCATCCGCGACGGGCTGGACTGGATGAAGTCGAAGATGACGCCCCAGGACGTGGGCGTGGTCTCGTTCTCCGGCCACGGGATGCGCGACGATTTCAACCGGTTCTACCTGGTGCCGTTCGACGTCCAGCCGGACGACTTCGAGGGCACGTCGTGCCTGCCCGGGGACGAGTTCAAGTCCCGGCTCGACAACATGCCCGGCCGGCTGGTCGCCATTCTGGACGCCTGTCACTCGGGCTCGGTCGCCGAGAAGGAGCGCGCGCCGGCCCAGGCCGACACCCTCGTCCGCGACCTGACGGCCGAGGACTCCGGGGTGATCGTCATGTGCGCCTCGCTCGGGCGCGAGTACGCCATCGAGAGCCCGATCAGCAAGGCCGGGTTCTTCACGCTCGGGCTGGTCGAGGGGATGTCCGGGTACGGCGACATCGACGAGGACGGGGTCGTGTACATCCACGAGCTCGACATGTACGCGACGGCCCGCGTGCGCCAACTGAGCGGCGGGTCACAGAACCCGACGCTCGGGCGCCCGTCGGCCGTCCGGCCGTTCGCCATCGCGAAGCCCGAGAACCCGCTGCGGGCCGAAGACCCGAAACCGGCGCCCGCCCCGAGCAAGCCGCCGGCACCGAGTACCCCGCCCGCGTCAACCAACCCGTCGGCACCGGGCACCCCGACGGGGCCGGCCACGCCGGGTAGCCCGAACAAGCCGCCGCCGCCGTTCAAACCGCCGGTGTCGGACAAATCGCTCACGCCTTGATCGGAGCTGACACCAACGCGGTCGGCGCGCGAATTCCGCTCGCGCGCCGACCGCGTTCGTTTTTGCGCGCCCGAATTAATTCCGAAAAGAGGGACGCGCGGGGCTTCTCACGGCAATATCTCTCCGAACGGACCCGTCGCACGGAGGCGCACGATGCCGACCAGTCTCCTTCACGCCGTATCACGGCTAGCAACGGGCGCGGGCGACCCGCGCACCGACGCCCACCTCATCGCGGCGTTCCTCAAAAGCACCGACCAAGATGCGTTCGCCGAACTGGTCCGGCGCCACGGCCCCGCGGTCCTCGGCGTGTGTCGTCGGTTCCTCGGCGCCACCCCGGACGCCGAGGATGCGTTCCAGGCCACGTTCCTCGTACTCGTGACCCGCGCACGAGGCACCGACTGGCGCGACGCCCTCGGCCCCTGGCTCTACGGCGTCGCGCTCCGGGTGGCGCGTCGGGCGCGATCCGCGCGGGCCAAGCGCCTGGCGAACGAAAGGCAGGTACCCGCGATGAGCGATCAACCGATCCCGGCGAGCGAACCGGACGACGCCAGCGCGGTCCTCGACGAAGAACTCGCCGCCCTCCCCGCGATCTACCGCCTGCCGCTCATCCTGTGCGAGATTCAGGGCACCGGCCGGCGCGTCGCGGCCCGCGAACTGGGGCTAACCGAGGGCACGCTGTCGAGCCGGCTCGCACGCGGGCGCAAGATGCTCCGCGACCGGCTCGCCCGGCGCGGCCTCGCTCCAATCACCGCGGGGCTGGCGCTGACCGTTCCCGCATCACTGGCGACCGCGACCGTTCGGAACGCGGTCCACGTACTCTCACGCACGGCCGGGGCGGTCCCGGCCGGGGTTTTGTTCCTCACGGAAGGGGCTGTGAAATCGATGATCGTGAAATGGAAACTGGCCGGCGCCATGATCGCCGCGTGCCTCGGGCTCACCGGGCTCGGTGCGTGGCAAACGTCCGCACACCCACCAGCGCCGACCGCTCCGAACCAGCCCGTGGCTGCGTTACCGCCCGCGCTACCCCCTGATAAACCCGCGGGGCTCAAGAAAGAGATCCCGGCGGTGAGCGGACCGGAACCGATCGCGACCATCTTCGGCGACGTGCCCGTTTCGCGCGAGATGTTTGCGGACCACCTCATCCGCCGGTACGGGAAGAAGGAACTGGACCTGTTCGTGAACAAGCAAGTGATCGCGCACGCCTTCGCGCGGAAGGGGGGGACGATAAAAACTGACGACGTGATTGCCGCGCTCGAGGCACACTGCAAGGCACTCGGGAAAACGCGAGAACAATTCGTGAAAGAGATGCTACCGCTTTACAAGAAAACTTTAGAGGAATGGATCGAGGACACGATCGTTCCGCAGCTCATGCTTTCGCAGTTGTGTACCGCGAAGATCTCACCCGTGACCGAAGGGGAACTGCGGCAAGCTTTTGACACAAAGTACGGCGAGAAGGTCTATTGCCGCGTCATTTTCTGGGCAAAGGAGGAAGGCGACGCGGCGCGCGAAGCGCGCGAGAAGATCAGCCAGAACCCGGCCAAGTTCGATTACTACACCCAACAGGACTTGAACGGCGCACCGCGAGAGAGACACGGGCACCTTCTTCCAATGCCTCGCACTCCGAGACCGAGCGCGAGCGCAATTGAAATCGCGGCATCAAAGCTCAAATCGAAAGAAGTCAGCCCGCTCGTCGCCACG
The Gemmata palustris DNA segment above includes these coding regions:
- a CDS encoding RNA polymerase sigma factor, producing the protein MPTSLLHAVSRLATGAGDPRTDAHLIAAFLKSTDQDAFAELVRRHGPAVLGVCRRFLGATPDAEDAFQATFLVLVTRARGTDWRDALGPWLYGVALRVARRARSARAKRLANERQVPAMSDQPIPASEPDDASAVLDEELAALPAIYRLPLILCEIQGTGRRVAARELGLTEGTLSSRLARGRKMLRDRLARRGLAPITAGLALTVPASLATATVRNAVHVLSRTAGAVPAGVLFLTEGAVKSMIVKWKLAGAMIAACLGLTGLGAWQTSAHPPAPTAPNQPVAALPPALPPDKPAGLKKEIPAVSGPEPIATIFGDVPVSREMFADHLIRRYGKKELDLFVNKQVIAHAFARKGGTIKTDDVIAALEAHCKALGKTREQFVKEMLPLYKKTLEEWIEDTIVPQLMLSQLCTAKISPVTEGELRQAFDTKYGEKVYCRVIFWAKEEGDAAREAREKISQNPAKFDYYTQQDLNGAPRERHGHLLPMPRTPRPSASAIEIAASKLKSKEVSPLVATGTEFAIIQCFLVAPASKDKSFEAEKPLILSEEVNARVQNELSKMYDELKREAKPKYHLTFTDAMILPKPLPAPKK
- a CDS encoding caspase family protein, with amino-acid sequence MRFAVDGEGDHEVTCLKCGHDFVATLEADDPPAKSKKAKPGSGTKERLRAESAKPDRATKRARRDDDDEDDEDDDAPRKKKKNGGSDGGQQKLIIAGAVAGVLLLGGLGALIFALTGSNKVAKNDAPAEVKPQPTNGPGPVPNPGPNANPPKPGPGPNTNVPPGPGVNPPKKNNPQEPPLPPLPPPPKVRPTGGKLTTTTALVKAPPVPPLAPDEDPFVRAKTFKPDGPLPVPPALPKGAQRPLLTLDSGGHTGFVGKVFFDTKSDQIITVGEDKAVRFWDPTTNETVKTIRFPAGPGHEGSLLAAAMSRSGKRLAVAGEPLAKVKPGQVPIYIVAPDTGALIKRLDVGSAAVTGLSFSNDGNWLGVGCENGAIQMVNVSTGVSYPAPPISKAQVMEVKYNPNPKAKLLATLGADHFVQIWNFAATAQHKDFPIRGVTPSTLAWSSDGQTLAVGTTTGEIMLGTANGQFQKSLTPITHGGKPVRIHQLQFMPNDREIAVAGVSPGVGGWTGIVSADSGVPRVGVTAHSNVVFALDVSADGSQVVSSGGNQNETLIWKSDDAKIEHRLAGTGNGVWAIAWAKDGKSIAWGNSNKKDEGVLALESTFRLDEFGVGNPPDPSKYTQTVESDDAGVKLRTEKSVFMVQTAGRDPVLVALPDREPIYSATILPKGNAVLVGGVRNLYMVNPANLGIMGNFIGHSGNVLCVTPSPDSKYFATGSSDQTIRIWQRNREEPILSIFIAGREWIAWTPEGYYACSGQGERLIAWQIQAAGVKIPQVHPAERFRSSMYQPALLKYLIPAGNLQAAMAMAQKFDKALVQTTNVADVLPPEVALDGFTETEVKIDKGSFTVKAQATSAKHPITAMRLLVNGRPFNGAAGVKRFENAQPNTPADATWEVPLAPGTHTVAVIADSPVSKGMSKVGVVIRSGEIPKPNLYVLAMGVSDYPGKLKLRYCATDAEMLAAAFKEKSKGVFAKIEVKLLTDKDATKKGIRDGLDWMKSKMTPQDVGVVSFSGHGMRDDFNRFYLVPFDVQPDDFEGTSCLPGDEFKSRLDNMPGRLVAILDACHSGSVAEKERAPAQADTLVRDLTAEDSGVIVMCASLGREYAIESPISKAGFFTLGLVEGMSGYGDIDEDGVVYIHELDMYATARVRQLSGGSQNPTLGRPSAVRPFAIAKPENPLRAEDPKPAPAPSKPPAPSTPPASTNPSAPGTPTGPATPGSPNKPPPPFKPPVSDKSLTP